CCGTAGACGTCCAGCGCCTTGCCGCTGTTGCGGTTGACCAGGACGTACCAGGCATGGGTGTCCACCGTCGCCGCCTCGGCGGTCGTCGGCCTCGCCACGACGAGCAGGCCGATCACGAGGGTCGCCGCCACCACGGCGGCCAACCGGGACCACCGGCGATGTCCGTGGGGAAGGGCGGCGGAATCCGGACCGTGGGTCTTCATCGGTTCACCCTCTCGCCGGTGCGGGTCAGGTGCGGGTCCAGCGTTGGTTGCTGCCGTTCCAGCAGGAGTAGAGCTGGATCAGGGTGCCGTTGGCGGTGCCGTTGGCCGCGGCGTCGAGGCAGAGGCCGGACTGGACGCCGACGATGGATCCGTCGGAGTTGAGGCGCCACTTCTGGTTGTCGCCACCCCAGCAGCTGTAGATCTGGACTTTGCTGCCGTTGCCGGTGCCGGCGGCGTCCAGGCACTTGTCGCCGTAGACCCTGAGCTCACCCGCGGCGGTGTAGGTCCACTGCTGGTTGGTGCGGTTGTTGCAGTCCCACAGGTTGAGCTGGGTGCCGTCGGTGGTGGCGGCGCCGGGCACGTCCAGGCAGCGGCCCGAAGCGACGCCCTTGATCTGCCCGGAACCGGGCGAGGGGGTCGGATCGGGGTTGGGGGAGACGGCGTTGAGCGCGTTGAGGACGGAGCTGTAGGCGGGCTTCTTGCTGCCGTCGCCGTTGAACAGCAACGGCGTGTGCTCGGCTCGCCAGGAGTCGGTGTCGCGCACGCCCCAGACGGTGATGCCGAGGCAGCGCGGGACGGCCAGGCAGTCGTTGGTCACGTTGGCGTAGGTCGTGCCCGAGGCACCCTGGATGTCGAGTTCGGTGACGGCCACATCGACGCCGAGAGCGGCGAAACTCTGCAGGGTGGTGCGGAAGTTGCTGTTGTACGGGCTGTCGCTGTTGAAGTGCGACTGGAAGCCGACGCAGTCGATCGGCACGCCGCGCTGCTTGAAGTCCCGGACCATGGAGTACACGGCCTGGGTCTTGGCCCAGGTCCAGTTCTCGATGTTGTAGTCGTTGTAGCAGAGCTTGGCGGCCGGGTCGGCGGCGCGTGCGGTGCGGAAGGCGACCTCGATCCAGTCGTTGCCGGTGCGCTGCAGGTTGGAGTCGCGCCGGGCTCCCGACGTGCCGTCGACGAAGGCCTCGTTCACGACGTCCCACTGGGGGAGCTTGCCCTTGTAGTGGGCCATCACGCCGTTGATGTGGTTGATCATCGCCTGGCGCAGCGCACTGCCGCCGAGGCTCTGCATCCAGCCGGGCTGCTGGGAGTGCCAGGCCAGGGTGTGCCCCCGCATCTGCTTGCCGTTCTGCACCGCCCAGTTGTAGACGCGGTCGCCGGCGGTGAAGTTGAACTGGCCCTGCTGGGGCTCGGTGGCGTCGATCTTCATCTCGTTCTCGGCCGTCACCGAGTTGAACTCGCGGCTCGCGATCGTCGTGTACGCCGAGTCGTTGAGCCTGCCCGAGGCGATGGCGGTGCCGAAGTAGCGGCCGCTCTGCGCCGCCGCGCTGCCGAGTGTGCTCTCGGCGGCGTGCGAGGTCAGCGGCGCCGCCAGTACGGCGGTCGAACCGAGGACGCCGACGATCAGCGCCGCACACAGGCCGCCGAGCTTCCGGCGGACCGTGGACGGTGGAAGGGAATGTGAGCGCATGACTGAGCCTCCAGGACGGAAATCACGGAAGGATGTGAGCGCGGCGGAATGAATCCGCGAGAACGACGCCCGCGTCCTTTTGATAAAGGACGCGCACCATCAGGGCGTAACAACTCAAGGCTGGTGCCCGGAATTCGGGCAGAGGGGCGTCACTGCCTCGGGACTCAGTGTGGAAACCCGACAGAAACATGTCAAGAGTTTCGAAAGGGTTTCGAGATTCCTGTGCTCTGTCCGGCCCGGTAGAGGCTTTCGGCAGCACCGACAGCCATCGAAAGTCTTTCGATGGCGATCACCCCAGATCCGGGTGCTGTCATGGAAAGCCGACCCTGGATGCCCCCTGCATTCGCATGTGGACGAACAGGGGGGAATCCGGGTCAGGCGTGGTTGTCAGAGCCGGAAAATGGGCGCTGGTGGTGAATGGTGGACGCTGAGGAGAGATCCCGCCCCCGGATCGGTCAAGGGTTCTCCTGGGGGCGGGGCGGGGCCGTGGAGAGCCGGACCTTGAGTTGGGTCGAGAGCTCCATCCTGGGGCTGACCAGGGGCTGGTTCTCCAGGAGCTGGAAGAGCGTACGGGCGGCGAGCCGGCCCATCTCCTCCAGCGGCTGACGCACCGTCGTGAGGGGCGGCGACAGCCATTCGCACATCGGCAGGTCGTCGAAACCGACCACGCTGAGGTCCTCCGGGATGCTCAGTCCGCCCTGCCGGGCGGCCTCGTAGACGCCCATCGCCTGCTGGTCGCTGCCGGCGAAGACGGCGGTCGGCGGCTCCGGGAGGGCCAGCAGTTCCCGGGCGCACTGGAACCCGCCCTCGTGCTGGAAGTCGCCGAACCGGATCAGGTCGCGGTCGACCTCGATCCCGGCCCGCTCCAGCGCGGCCCGGTACCCGTCGATGCGGGCCTGACTGCAGAGCATCTCCTTGCGCCCGCCGATCGTGGCGATGCGGCGGTGCCCCAGCTCCAGAAGGTGCTCGGTGGC
This is a stretch of genomic DNA from Streptomyces sp. R44. It encodes these proteins:
- a CDS encoding endo-1,4-beta-xylanase — encoded protein: MRSHSLPPSTVRRKLGGLCAALIVGVLGSTAVLAAPLTSHAAESTLGSAAAQSGRYFGTAIASGRLNDSAYTTIASREFNSVTAENEMKIDATEPQQGQFNFTAGDRVYNWAVQNGKQMRGHTLAWHSQQPGWMQSLGGSALRQAMINHINGVMAHYKGKLPQWDVVNEAFVDGTSGARRDSNLQRTGNDWIEVAFRTARAADPAAKLCYNDYNIENWTWAKTQAVYSMVRDFKQRGVPIDCVGFQSHFNSDSPYNSNFRTTLQSFAALGVDVAVTELDIQGASGTTYANVTNDCLAVPRCLGITVWGVRDTDSWRAEHTPLLFNGDGSKKPAYSSVLNALNAVSPNPDPTPSPGSGQIKGVASGRCLDVPGAATTDGTQLNLWDCNNRTNQQWTYTAAGELRVYGDKCLDAAGTGNGSKVQIYSCWGGDNQKWRLNSDGSIVGVQSGLCLDAAANGTANGTLIQLYSCWNGSNQRWTRT
- a CDS encoding LacI family DNA-binding transcriptional regulator is translated as MSEQRPTLAVIAAEAGVSQATVSKVINGRSDVAPSTRERIEGLLRSHNYLPPGRQGRARRSGLVDLVIGGLDSAWAVEILRGVEAECAQRSVGTVVSLVPPGEATPSSWAALPVLHHSDGVILVTTSVTDAQRAQAERAGVALVVIDPIDLPGNGVPSIGATNWAGGLAATEHLLELGHRRIATIGGRKEMLCSQARIDGYRAALERAGIEVDRDLIRFGDFQHEGGFQCARELLALPEPPTAVFAGSDQQAMGVYEAARQGGLSIPEDLSVVGFDDLPMCEWLSPPLTTVRQPLEEMGRLAARTLFQLLENQPLVSPRMELSTQLKVRLSTAPPRPQENP